In Aegilops tauschii subsp. strangulata cultivar AL8/78 chromosome 3, Aet v6.0, whole genome shotgun sequence, one genomic interval encodes:
- the LOC109782829 gene encoding uncharacterized protein At2g39795, mitochondrial codes for MALLAARRAAVLARPTAAAALLRHAPAGARFSSLADCRALVRGLRDISEYLRAEKEHSSAPSAAALRAKSDSLRAATHDGEIVGVLNSVIQSHHRDLIRGIPKDFPFEISKTDGIPDITLTRSLKGEQIEVLVSMHQDEECNVGLQEDSNQEGKAETSPEEYSIPVRVIVSKADGSSLEFTCTANPDNIVIETLSMRQKKSTGAEEADDVVASEGTENDLAVYDEGPHFHELDKSLQEAFHKYLEVRGVTPMTAKLLREHMMSEDSHLSPKEKSDVRRRRLVWLLKLWDFVKKD; via the exons ATGGCcctcctcgccgcccgccgcgccgccgtgcttgcccgccccaccgccgccgcggcACTTCTCCGCCACGCGCCTGCCGGGGCGCGGTTCTCGTCGTTGGCGGACTGCAGAGCCTTGGTTCGAGGCCTCCGCGACATCTCCGAATACCTCCGCGCCGAGAAGGAACACTCCTCCgccccctccgccgccgcgctccgcGCCAAGTCCGATTCCCTCCGCGCCGCCACCCACGACGGAGAGATCGTCGGCGTCCTCAACTCCGTGATCCAGTCCCACCACCGCGACCTG ATTAGGGGGATTCCGAAGGACTTCCCTTTCGAAATCAGCAAAACGGATGGGATTCCCGACATTACTCTTACAAGAAGTTTGAAGGGCGAGCAGATTGAGGTCTTGGTTTCCATGCACCAGGATGAGGAGTGCAACGTTGGCCTGCAGGAAGACTCAAATCAGGAAGGCAAAGCCGAGACCTCCCCAGAAGAATACAGCATTCCTGTCAGGGTCATTGTATCCAAGGCCGACGGCTCAAGCCTAGAATTCACCTGCACAGCTAACCCTGATAATATCGTCATCGAGACCTTGTCCATGAGGCAGAAGAAGTCAACAGGGGCAGAGGAAGCAGACGATGTGGTTGCGTCGGAGGGCACGGAAAATGATCTAGCTGTATATGATGAGGGTCCTCATTTCCA TGAGCTGGACAAGAGCCTGCAGGAGGCATTCCATAAGTATCTGGAGGTGCGTGGAGTCACACCCATGACGGCGAAGTTGTTGCGCGAGCACATGATGAGCGAGGACAGCCACCTTTCGCCAAAAGAGAAGAGTGACGTCAGGCGCAGGCGTCTCGTCTGGCTGTTGAAGCTGTGGGATTTCGTCAAGAAAGATTAA
- the LOC109782823 gene encoding uncharacterized protein encodes MVWSSSAIIATWTKLNLIQVTKHKSPVPGAWASSHFSPLPSIPSPSAPASADAASHRHVPLRRGSPGSHGAHLRRPTRLRALPHHHQRRRLSGRRARRAWSNVFDRATLTIGAAEGEIRAAQYFYDLAAPALARASASGASREGINLNVRAATSDLIEGSLSVLRASSMLRGATSSNLREAGSSYLDAAASMLRASETPGDSALCHFRASASAIGAAEAAFRAALVALSDDYPLTNSSGASSGDDSDLIRIINSELESALRSDDHRKVDNILTEFPFEMGDKGSAGLTFTRNFHDEEIEVML; translated from the exons ATGGTGTGGTCTAGTTCAGCGATCATAGCCACCTGGACGAAATTGAACTTGATTCAAGTGACAAAG CATAAGTCTCCGGTGCCTGGCGCGTGGGCCTCCTCCCATTTCTCTCCCCTTCCCTCGATCCCCTCCCCTTCCGCTCCCGCGAGTGCCGACGCCGCCTCCCACCGCCATGTCCCTCTTCGCCGCGGCTCGCCGGGGAGCCATGGGGCTCATCTCCGGCGCCCGACACGCCTCCGCGCCCTCCCCCACCATCATCAACGCCGCCGCCTCTCTGGACGCCGCGCGCGCCGCGCGTGGTCCAACGTCTTCGACCGCGCCACCCTGACGATCGGCGCTGCCGAGGGCGAGATCCGCGCCGCGCAGTACTTCTACGATCTGGCCGCCCCGGCGCTCGCCCGCGCCTCCGCCTCGGGCGCCTCCCGGGAGGGAATCAACCTCAACGTCCGCGCCGCTACCTCTGACCTGATCGAGGGTTCCTTGTCTGTGCTGCGGGCATCGAGCATGCTCCGCGGCGCGACCTCCAGCAACCTCCGGGAAGCGGGGTCGAGCTACCTCGACGCTGCCGCATCCATGCTGCGTGCCTCTGAGACGCCGGGCGATTCCGCGCTGTGCCACTTCCGCGCGTCGGCGTCAGCCATTGGTGCAGCTGAAGCTGCCTTCcgcgccgccctcgtcgccctgtCTGATGATTACCCGTTAACCAACTCCAGTGGCGCCTCCAGCGGCGATGACTCGGATCTTATCCGCATCATCAACAGCGAGCTTGAGTCAGCCTTGAGATCTGATGATCACCGTAAG GTCGACAATATTCTCACAGAATTCCCATTCGAGATGGGCGACAAGGGATCGGCCGGCCTAACCTTCACCAGGAATTTTCATGACGAGGAGATCGAG GTAATGCTTTAA
- the LOC109782816 gene encoding uncharacterized protein At2g39795, mitochondrial yields MASFVSASSTTTALLCSAPPASRGGLVVAWAAPARRALAAPLRAAAAQGSANSAPVMMESKVKKRNKKGAGAGGLPAAIDVEIREAEQYLATDGQEPTPEDFPFEMVDEDGMSVVILKRDYKDEKIEVIVSMPNVEGDPEFDEDDEGDDEDAAKDDDDEDEDGQESSLSMKVIVSKESGPNLEFTCTAFHEEITIDDMMIAEKTESDSEKFPFEGPEFTELPPNVQKGLFKFLEVRGVTLTTTNFMHDYMITKQTKEYVRWMTKLKGLVQ; encoded by the exons ATGGCCTCCTTCGTTTCCGcctcctccaccaccacagcACTCCTCTGCTCCGCCCCTCCCGCCTCCCGCGGCGGGCTCGTGGTGGCGTGGGCGGCCCCGGCCCGGCGCGCGCTCGCGGCTCCTCTGCGCGCGGCAGCGGCGCAGGGGTCGGCCAACTCCGCGCCGGTCATGATGGAGAGCAAGGTCAAGAAGAGGAACAAGAAGGGCGCCGGCGCCGGGGGCCTCCCCGCCGCCATCGACGTCGAGATCCGGGAGGCCGAGCAGTACCTCGCCACCGACGGGCAG GAACCTACTCCAGAAGACTTCCCCTTTGAAATGGTTGATGAAGATGGGATGAGCGTGGTTATTCTGAAAAGGGACTACAAGGATGAGAAGATTGAGGTCATTGTCAGCATGCCTAACGTGGAAGGGGATCCTGAGTTTGATGAAGATGACGAGGGCGATGATGAGGATGCTGCCAAGGACGATGACGATGAAGATGAGGACGGCCAAGAAAGTAGCCTTTCTATGAAGGTGATAGTCTCCAAGGAATCTGGCCCGAACCTCGAGTTCACCTGCACAGCCTTCCACGAGGAGATCACCATTGACGACATGATGATAGCAGAGAAAACAGAGTCTGATTCAGAGAAATTCCCCTTTGAGGGCCCTGAGTTCAC CGAGCTTCCTCCGAACGTGCAGAAGGGCCTGTTCAAGTTCCTGGAGGTACGAGGTGTGACGCTGACGACCACCAACTTCATGCACGATTACATGATTACCAAGCAGACCAAGGAGTACGTCCGGTGGATGACCAAGCTCAAGGGTTTGGTTCAGTAG